Genomic segment of Juglans microcarpa x Juglans regia isolate MS1-56 chromosome 7S, Jm3101_v1.0, whole genome shotgun sequence:
CATTTTGAAAAACAGGTATACATAAAGGAGAGAGTGCATGTATTCTTCCAACCCATGCTCCCTTGTGGTTGCAACTTGCGATCCTGTGTAAATCAATAAACAGGACATTTGTAATTATATGGTAAGGAGACTCGGTGCTTTAGGTCACCCCTTACATTGCTGTTCCATGAGCTTGTAAAGCTCAATAAAAGTGGACAAAGACCTAGGGCAATGTTGGTTTCGTTTTGGTGCAAACCATGGAAAAGGCTTTTTGTCTAGTTTGTTggtataaaatatatctatattcaATCCAATCTTGTTTATACTCAGCTATCTATCAAGCTGATGAATGCACCTTAGAACATTGTACTATCAATCATTCTTTTAGGCACATATTTGTATTGCAATATTGGTAAGGCTCCAAAGAAACTTTGTATTGGCGATTGCACTTTCACTGGACACATTAGGATGTGCAAAATGGCTCCATAGTATGCTTGATATGAACTCTTGGTAATTCATAGGAAACAGGGTAAAGCATAATTAAAGaggaaaatatgtacttttgtCCATCAGTAATGATAAAAAATCGCTTCTTAAGAAATGGGTTCTGAGCAAAACACGTGAACAGTTAAGTGCCAATGGTCCTAGAAATAAATCCCATTTTCTGAGCAAACAAGTTGAACAAATACTTAGCTGTGTTAATTTCAGTCTAGTCTCTtgcaaaaatagataaataaattggATCAAGTTCAGCCTGaacaatcccccccccccccccccccccccccccccccccccccccccccccccccccccccccccccccccccccccccccccccctcattAGTTTCGAAGGGGTGAAACTAACTAAAGGTCTAAatccttataataaatattatgtaaacTAAGTCCTAGACAATAATTATTAGGTGGTTTGGAGTAGATATGTTATAtcagtatttttataaataattttaataatatattattttaacatataaaaaaaaattattttatgataagatgaaaatattacCGTAAATTATATTTCGAACTAGGACTGTTCATTCAGGTTCCAGCTTATAAATTTGGGTATATCCAAACCGGAACCTGGTTTTCAAATTCGGGCTGGAACCCGAATGAATCAGGGTTTTAAAGCCAaaaccccactttttttttctttgaatgttttgatgtgGAAACCACAAAGATGTACACGTCGGGGTGATTGACAGTTTGACACTACTCATCTTGTTCACACTGCCTTCATTCATGTACATGCAAAATATTTGACTGAAACAAGAGGTAGGTACTGTGTGGGGATCCAAAATACAGAAGAAATTCATTCATTCGAATTTAAGACCATTATTTATCATAGAATTCTAAAGGAATGACCATTGCCACACGCAACTCTAAAGTTTGCCACAGCCCTCACATtacgaaattaaaaaaaaaataaaaaattcctggaaataatttaaaaaatcgtaaataattataaaactatgAAATCTATTAAAATCTCTcaagggtttttatttttatttttttgaaaaaaaaatgtattttgggcTTTTGAAAAtcatggttttttttaatatatatatatttttgtaatgatagCAGCATGGCATCTAAGACACCTTGACATGTGACACTGttacattatttattaattgttgAACAATCATCAATAGAGTCAACTCAAGTGCCTTTTCATTACATACAACACCACCTTGGTTtccaaatcaaaacaaaaaatagacaacgtttcaaataaaaaagcatTCAGACATTTGGGTTTAAAATCCGGCATCCAAATCGAGTGTATCCGAGTTTTGCAACTTGAGTTCTAGTCTGAATTTGTTCAGGGCCGCAATCCAAAACCAAAATTCAATTTCCCAAATTTCAGACCGGATCGGATTTTTATCTAGCCCGGATAAACACTCCTATTTCGAgcctaataaattttttttttttgttttttcaatacTCGAGTCGGACTGTTATAGtccatttgaattttgaggCTCCCAACTTCTAAGCCCTTATTGAGGGCACGTACGAAGTAAGGCCCAAAGGGCAATCTTGTAGGCTGTCCCACCAAATAAAAACCTAGAGTCCGCGAAACCCTAATTCTCAGAGTCTCAAGCTTATATCAGAGCTTTTGCCTCGTTTAAGCCCTCCCATCACCTCTCCTTAGCGGCCGAGAAGTGCCTCCCCGAGTCTCCTCGCGCGGCTTCCTCGCGCTCCCCGAGTAAGTTCTACTCTACATTCGTCCTTCTTCTGATGTTTGCTTCCCTTTATGTTTTCCTTTAAAAGAACAAGAACAGAAAAGTTCAACTCAACTGGAAGATGCGATGTTGTTGTTTTAGTCGTACCCAGATCATAAAACAGTTAATAGTTTTAGATTCATGATGaggtttttccttttcttggatTTTCACGCCAACCCAATATAGGATAGCTGTTGTGccttcatttatttgtttttttttttttatgtcttctTAATCTAAGATTAAGGAGTTTTTTCCTTTCGTTTAATTTCTCACATTCATAGATCAAACGAGGAGATCGCATTGTATTGTATTTTAAATAAGCCAGCCCTGTAGTAAATATTGTAACTGTGAGAATAAAGAGGAGAATCGTGTCTAATAAAATGGGAACTTAGGGGTGTCGAATTGATAATGTTAAGGAGTTTGAATGTGAATTAAGTTTAAATAGTTAGAGGGCTCTCTTGGATTTTGAATATCTACTGTCTTGAATTTTCTGTTCTCTTTGGCCGTTGCCGTTGGGAAATTATAACCTCTTTTTGCCAAGCCAAAAGCTTGTGTGTAAGGATCTGTTATATGGGCGTTTAGCTATCCTTTTGGAATGTGTAATTGGCAATCTACAGTCTATAgttattgtttattttgtttctacACATCTTCCGTTAAGCGTATAATGTTTATTTCTACTAGATCCGCTCGTTGCcatctttatttccaaagtataTTACAAAGCTTGACTGGGCTGTTTGTTTATGTTGACCTTGTGAATCTGCATTGGTAATTCGAATCTAAATTCCTTTTTCCTGTTTTTCAAGTAGTGTCTCTGAGAAGAGTAACAAATGAGATCTTTTATCTTCCAACCTTGTCTGTATCCTTTCAGGAACAGTTAATTCTCTGAAATGGGTCGTGTTCGAACCAAGACTGTGAAGAAGTCTTCACGCCAGGTGATTGAGAGGTACTACTCTAAGATGACCTTGGACTTCCACACCAACAAGAAGATCTTGGAGGAGGTTGCCATCATCCCCTCAAAAAGGCTCCGCAACAAGATTGCTGGCTTCTCTACCCACCTGATGAAGCGGATTCAGAAGGGTCCAGTGCGTGGCATCTCACTGAAGCTGCAAGAAGAAGAGCGGGAGCGTCGTATGGACTTTGTTCCAGATGAGTCTGCTATTAAGACTGATGAAATTAAGGTTGATAAGGAGACCCTTGATATGCTTGCTGCTCTTGGTATGTCTGATATCCCTGGACTTGTTGAAGCCGAGCTACAGCCTGTTGTTCCTGCACAGGTGTTTAATCGTGGTGCAGGTGGTGGTCCTAGGAGGTACTGAGATGGTTGAGTCTCTGTTCTTTTGAGAATCAATATCTTAACTTTTATTGAAGTACTGGATTCTTTTTGGTTAGCTTTGATGTTTTGTTATAGTGACAAGGTATTCGGATTGTTAGTTTTGGTCATAATTGAGTGATTAGATGTTTTTGAACTTGGAAGATGGTGCCCCTAATATAATTACTTGAGATCCTAAGGCCTTTCTCATTATGGTTCATGGTTAAATGCTAAAGCTTTTGGGTTTGCTATCAATGGGTTTCATTTTGTGGATGTGCGTGCATTTGAGAGTTAATTGGTGTTTGTTAAGGAAATCCTGAGGTTGTTCTCGTTATGGTGCTTGTTAGCAGTAACATTGTGTAGATATACGTTATAAGCTCACACCTACCTATCATTTTCCCAAACACTTTTTGACTTGCTCTAATCCCTCTCTCACACATTTCTTCATGTATGCTTGTGTCATCTTTCCCCGTTTACACAAACTTAATCACAAGCCTTATAAGGGTGAAAGATCCAAATCAGCTATACCCTTTGTCCTCCTCGTCTGAATTTGCTTCATGGTTTCGTCACAAACCGATTAATCTTGAAAAGggtttccatcattttcttaaCAGCATCGGTATCCAACCTGTCATCCGCCATCAAGTTCCAAACCCTCGAAGCCTCACCTAAATTGCCTACATCGCAGAAACCTTCTAACGCTTGTAAGTAGCTCCACTTGACTTTCTTCTAAGTCTCCATACTATGCTCGTGCCCACAagcattcataaattttttttgataatgaaGTAAGGGAGGTTCCATCTCCTGGAGAACTCCCATAACGGCTCCCTCTGCGTCTAACTTCACTTGCCTAAACAATGACATTGAATTTCAAACAAGAGATGGGACTTGGGAGAAGTGATTAGGTAACTAGCATCGGTGTGGGCTGGGGGGAGCCATAAGATGAGCCCCGCCTGTAGTATGGACTTGGCCCTTTCGTTCAGCGACCTCTTCAATCCAAGTGTTCTTTTGGCAATACACATGAACCATAAGAGCGTCTGATTATTTATTGAAAGAGTCTCCATGGCATTCCATACCTTGTTTTCCATTATTCCAATTTGCGAGTCAAGGCTTGTGCTCTATAATAAAAATCTCTCTTatccaaaaagaaagaaagggttgctttaaaacattacaaaaaGAAGGAAGTACTCAACATGTCACATTGGAGAAgatatatatagtgcaaaatCTGCATAAATTCCtttacaacaacaaaaaaagaccCTTTTCACATTCCCAGAAATCAACCAATTTTCAAATTCCTAGTCTTATTTCAAATCAATCGAAATCCctatttccaattttttttttaccatggGTGTCTGGACTAGTTTGCGCGCACCTCAACTAATCCCATGCCCTGAAGTTAACAACCAGGTAAACCTCCTGTGACCCTAAGGGGACTCGAACTGGTGACCATTGGGGAGCAAATCCAAGGCCGGACCAGCTGAGCTACCCCTCAGGGTTTATATCTAACTTTGTATTATTTCCAATTTTTGGTTGGCATATGTGTGTAATCACATTCAATCCAATCATTGTTTCCTCAAAGATTCCTCCCCGATTTCCCTTCTAGCAGTGCATTGGGTCGATCCAGTGATCCCTAAACCAGATAGGCTGAATGAAAAAGCTTATCCTTATGAAGTTTATGTAATCAAGTGATTTGTAATGGGTTTCTTCCTTTTGTgctttttctttagtttagGTTCGCATTGTTTATGCAATTGAAAACACTATGCTGATTTTAGGTTGGCATTATTTTTGCAAGCAATTAACTTTACAAACTTGTTCCCTAACGAATCATCAATCTTGTACATAAATAGCCAACCAGAGGAAACGAAAACAGAGACAGAAACAGAGTTTTCTCCAACGTATGTGTCCTCTTCCGCAGACATGTCGAAGCTGCTGCTTCTATGATTCATATTAGGCTTATTCTAAGTTTCCATCTtccaaatacataaaaataatccaaagAAAACACTGAACATTCTTTGCGACATCCTTGTCCTCCTCCATGTTCTTCCCAACATGTGGATCTTTAAGATATGCCAAAAATTGTACAATGCGCATGCTCATATTAAATGGTACTGCTGTTTAATCCACATGGCTATAGTATATTATCTTGCTGGCCTGGAATGTTTTGATGAGGCTGACTAAATATCAGTTAAATGAGTTAACCTAATTCAATCTGTTTCATTAAACAAATTACATATTTCAATCTCAACCCACTAATTTTGTGTTGAATTCACGTAAAGTTTGCAgtttgtgacaaaaattatcAGTGTATGAATTAACCTTAATCCATCCTTGGCTAGATCAGTAGGTCttgattgatattttttgttaatctCTTCAACAAAATGGAAACTCTGCAGCTGATTCTTCCATGTTCATTTCCAGTCATGACAGTACGTGTAGAGGCTGTCTTACATAATTGAACTCTGCAGAAAACACTGTTTCCCAAACCCATGGTTAAGCCGACAATCACAAAAGGGTCAACGGAGCATGTGCATCCATCCATGCATGGATGCTCTGAGCCAATCATGAATTAGGTAGGAAGGAGACAAACCACTTCAGTTTCCAACCATTTCTGCACAAAGAACCCATAATTCCATAGACATTATATCAATCTAGAGATTCCCCCACCAGAATCTCTTCATTGTACAAGCATGCATGagattttaaatctaaaatcaACCTTTTTAGGGGTATTTGGACTCTTAATTAAAGTAGGCTAGATAAAGATTGAAGGCTGTTTGTCAAGCTTGAAATTGAATGGAAGCCTCCAACCACGTACCAACAGCTCAAATAATCAACACCTTTGCAAAAGATCAAATGATATCTTCCTAAGTAGATGCAAGATTTTTCTACAGATCTTCACAGAATTGCATAAATCTCATGAATTTCAGATGTGGATTTACAGTGAGCACATGGGTTTGTCCATAAACACAGAGAGCTCGTCCTCTGACATTAACTTCCATGTGATCTAAGCTTTGTCACTTATCAATATTGACAAATTATCTGTCATGGCTTACTGCTTGTGATATAATGGGAGGCTCCACCTTCTTTTGGCATTCTCCAAGAGCTAGCTTCTGCATGATTTGATCATGATCAGCAAACAAAAGCAGACTTTTGATgatccttttctttctttctttcctttttggtgCGATTACagtattatcattattttttaataaaatccaattattaaataaatagtaatttaacATGATATAATTTCTATTTCATATCTTAATTATTGTTAGTACTTTAACAGCACCTAAGAAATGAATGGCTAAAGAGAAAAGAAGGTACTAGGGTTTGAATGTGTTCTTAGTGCCATGTACATCAGAAAATAAATGAGAGGCCTATGATCTATCCCATGGGGTCTCAATCTTCAGTCCTCATAAATTCTAGGGCAAGGACAATTAATGTGATCAGTGATTCATACTTTCCCTCTTAAAATCACTTGCATGAACTTTgcctctttttcatttttcctttattctGACTGTTTGTCTATGCacacacctatgtatatatatattcattaataattatggtcttctttcttctttgcaaCATCAACTTTCAAATCCCGCCAACTTGtgtcttttttcaatttcttaagACATAGGCGTGATTTGgtagtgaattgagataaatgttaaaaattaaataaaatattattttttttaagatttgaaaaagttaaattgtttattatattttatttacgagtttagaaaaattgtattgattagatgagataaaatgagatgagttaaggttGTTTATGTTTGGTTTACACATAAATTTTacctaataaaatttatatagtaACGTGACGTAATCGAATAAtccatcaaattataaagttttttttaattataatatataatatatatatatatatatatatatatatatatataacatattaaattaaacCACTTCAAGAGGTAAACATTTTTACGTAACATTTGTGTCTTTTTCGTCCAATGTAAAGCCACATATAGAACTGGGAACTAAAGCGACTGAACAAGTTTTCAAGGGACAACAGCCCTTGGTACAGCCTTCAGATATTGACATATGTGATGGGTTAAAAAAGTAACCGTCTTTATCAGTCGGTTGGTATCTATATCGTCAGGATTGCTACAGTCACCGAAAATGTATTctgaatgaaaaaatttatttgtaaataattctgtacattaatatatatattaatatgcatattcattcaatatgattaattaaaaaataaattttattaaaaaaaatattaatttaaatttagaatatgaagataacaatattaatatgtagATTGGTATgtaaacttgcttgtacatagcaaaattTGTCTAGAATAATCCTGAATaatgtattttacttttttatatatttttttaattatcataaatattttttaaaaaaataaaaaatttagaacatcattaaaaaatacttccttaatcactaagttaaaaaaaaaaaaaaatcattcgggACACAAATTCGAGATCTATTTTTAGaatctaaagtattttttatctatataatacgttagttttattttataataaaaataattttataatctaatttataatatcacgataatttataaatttatttttataaaatttctatgtaatcccatatatatataataataataataataataataataatttatttcaatattttaaaaagagaaatattgaaataaattataaactgtgcaacaaattcatttttaaaaaaatgaatcaagTACAACACtcaaaaaacttacttttttaataatgaatcttaAACCTTTTCAAGTAGAGTgtgcaaaatttatttatgttagaaCTTCTATTGTCATTCTCAGaggttgtttggaaataatttttatttaatttcatcttatttttttttcaaacatcatttaaatataaatacttttaaattaattattataatttttttaaatttttaaataaaacataaaaataactcaatttgatcaaattttaaagtgactatattaaaaaaattatattttaataatattttaatttcataatattttataattcaattttttttctgcttcttaaaactcaataaatacttattttattactgttcacCATTCAgcatctatttaaaaaaataaaaaaataaaaagttgacaAAAGCACGGTTGTATTCAGTTGGTGAGAGAGTGCATTAAATAACATTAAATTCTTCGAACCTAAACACAAAGAAAGCCTCGACCAGTCCCATTTATCTCTCCATCTTCCCTCGCGTCTTATCTCATCTATCCCCTCTCCTTTATATATCAGTCTCCTCTGATCACATTAATGAACATTTACAATCCAAAGATTCAATAAACAAGATTCAAAGCCCACTTCTCTGCAAGCAGTTCCAGATCCAATGGGCAAGAAGATCATGAAGAAGCTGCCTTCTCTCTTCAAGAACAGATCATCAGAAACAAAGTTGCAGCCATGGCAATGGCCCTCGTGCAAGCATCCCAGGACCTATTCATTCCGAGCTGGGGATCATGACATGTTCAAGACAGTGAAATCTGTTTTCTTTGATCCCATCATCATCGATGGAGTCGAAACACCCGAGTCTTGGTTCTCAAACTCTTCCGAATCCGCAAGCAACTCAACCGAGTCCGAGTTCGACTTTGACGGGGAATCCCTGGAAATGGTTGTGCGTAGCGTGAGGTCAGAGAGGCTGTTTTACGAGCCAGGTGACACAAGCTCGATCTTAGAGAAGGCGAAAGACGGAGGTTTACCATTTAAAGAGAGCGTGGTTTTGGCCATGGAGTCGGAGGACCCATACCTTGATTTCAGGAAGTCAATGGAGGAAATGGTGGAGTGTCATGGGCTGAAAGATTGGGAGTGCTTAGAGGAGTTGCTGGGATGGTATTTGAAGATGAATGGGAAGAAGAATCATGGGTTCATTGTTGGAGCCTATGTGGATCTTCTTTTTGGtcttgctgctgctgctgctgctgctcctGGTGGTTCCAATTGCTTTGATTTTACTTCCTGTATTTCTTCCTCTCCAATATTCTGTTCACCTGATCAGGGTCAGAATGAGATTAATGAGGTCGAAAAGATGGTAATGACTTAGCTTTTAATGCATCAGTTTTTGTGTATATTAAAGTAGGTTAAAAAGTGATAATTGCTTTTAAATGCAGTATCCTTGATTCATGCATTGCATACTACTTGTCCCTGAAAAGTAGCTGAAGCCATGAGATTGTTAGGTGGAAAGTTAGGCCTTGCGTCCGGTTCTCGTTTGTTAAAAGCATAAGATAAAAGTGAAAGAATCACAAAGATAAAAGGATGCTCAAATCATTCGAGAtgatatctattttataataaaaataattttaaaatatatttatcacatTAAGTCGTATTAAGTTAAGTTTCGTTACGTTatataattcatctcataaaatgttattataatataattttgtaatattaattttattttaaaatttaaaaaatagaattatttattatattttatgtataaatttaagaaagttataacaATTATacgagataagatgatatgagatagtttgattttgtgtaaccaaacagttataatttatgagtttatttttatgaaatactaaaatatttatctaaaaaataatattaatcctaattttttctgcaaaaaataagaaaaatggaaaatatcAATGCtggtcttcttctttctctgatCAAGGATAGCTGCACCTGTGATAATCTGAATGGAAACatgttatatatgtttaatgaaAATTTGACCCAATGAACCGAGTGAACCTTAGTTggtataagaaaaagaaaaagagtttcaaAGCACTCACACAGGGCTGTTTCTTTTTGCAATGTGGTTACTGTATCATGTAGAAGTATTAATAGATCTCATGTATTATTGAACTACAAAGCCTACTCTCATGTCCGGTACTTGATTATGTGATGCccccttctttttttatttttttattttaaagaaatgtttaacttccgaaaatatttttgcaaaattaAAGTTCACaaattaaattgatataatatgttgtcatgtatcatattataaaattcgtTTTACTATCTAACCTATAGTTTTACCTTTAAGATCATTTCgtgaatcttttaatttttttttttctcttttaaaaaggTCAAATATGCAGTAGGTGGGTGCAAAAGGCTTGGATTGAAGGTACTTACCAATATGAGGCCTTCTATTCATGTGCTTACATCGCACACCATTGCAcgtgattttttaattttttattcctGCTAAATTAAGGAagttcttctatttattatttctatatcatgtacttgttaaaaaaataaaaataaatatatgatgtagggttgatgagtaaaatttttctaataatattaagaataatgttatgCGTCCCGATGAATGCTACTGACAGTGAatcttgatttaatttttctttttttacttaacGAGTAAGGAagcattttttaatgatgttgtaatttaaaaaaaaaaatttaaggatataaaaaaaatatataaaaaaaaggacgAAATGACTTATCGGGAGGATCTCTCAatagaaaaaaccaaaaaagaaaaaaaaaaaaacatttctacTCTTAAGTAGTAATAACTTTTTGAGTTGGTGTTCGGTTTGGCGTGCGAAATTATTT
This window contains:
- the LOC121240954 gene encoding 40S ribosomal protein S17-like, whose amino-acid sequence is MGRVRTKTVKKSSRQVIERYYSKMTLDFHTNKKILEEVAIIPSKRLRNKIAGFSTHLMKRIQKGPVRGISLKLQEEERERRMDFVPDESAIKTDEIKVDKETLDMLAALGMSDIPGLVEAELQPVVPAQVFNRGAGGGPRRY
- the LOC121240953 gene encoding transcription repressor OFP13-like, with the protein product MGKKIMKKLPSLFKNRSSETKLQPWQWPSCKHPRTYSFRAGDHDMFKTVKSVFFDPIIIDGVETPESWFSNSSESASNSTESEFDFDGESLEMVVRSVRSERLFYEPGDTSSILEKAKDGGLPFKESVVLAMESEDPYLDFRKSMEEMVECHGLKDWECLEELLGWYLKMNGKKNHGFIVGAYVDLLFGLAAAAAAAPGGSNCFDFTSCISSSPIFCSPDQGQNEINEVEKMVMT